GAGCCACAGCGTTCAGGACTGGTTGGGGAAGCTCCATGACACCCTGCACGATGCAGAAGACGTGTTGGATGACATCAACGCTGAAGCTTTGAGGCAGAAAGTGGTGGCAGAATGGCGCTTCGTCACACTGGTTAGAAACTTGCTCTTCCTCTCTGGGATTGATGCTAGAATCAAGGATATTCGAGGGAGGATTGATGATATAGCGAAACAGAGGAATAGTTTTCGCTTGCAGGAACCGGATCGTGATGGCGATCGCGATCGTGATCGTGATGTGGTTTTTACGCGAAGGCGGAGGGAGCAGGCGCGATTCGCGGAGGTTGTTGGAAGAGAAGGGGATCAGAAAGAGGTTGTGGAGCGGTTATTTGGAGGAGGTGAGGGTGTTTTTGCTGTTCCTGTTGTGGGAATTGGGGGTTTGGGGAAGACTGCACTGGTTGATTTGATTTTTGATGATGATAGGGTTAAGATGGGttttgattttagggtttgggTGGATGTGTGTGATGATTTGAATCCAGAGAGGATTAGGCACAAGAGAATCACCAGAGCAGTGGACTGTCGCGATGAAAATGTCCCTGCCATGGACTTGTTGTCAAGCCTGGAGTATAAACTGAGGGGTAAGAAGTTCTTGCTTGTCATTGATGATGTTTGGAATTGTAATAGGGTAGACTGGCTTGTTCTGAAGAAATTGTTAGGAAATGGGGATAGAGGAAGCAGGATTCTGGTGACGACGCGCTACAAAATCACTGCATCCATCATGGGTGAGAATAGGGGATTGTATGAGTTAGGTGGATTAGCTGACGGTGATTGTTGGTGTTTGTTTGAGAAATGGGCATTTGGGGAGGGAGAAAGTGCCTGTCATCCAAATCTGGCAAGAATAGGTCAAGAGATAGTGATGAAATGTGGTGGGGTGCCCTTAGCCATACGCACTTTGGGTGGATTACTGTCTGGAAGCAAAGAGGAATCTTATTGGTTGTCTGTGAGAAATAGTGATACTTGGGGTATTGGCCATATAGCTGAAAGTGAAGATGGTATATTGTCAGTGCTCAAGTTAAGCTATGATCAATTGCCATTGGGGTTGAAAGAGTGTTTTGCATATTGCTGCTTACTTCCCAAAGGGAGAGAATTTGATAAGCAAGATTTGATCCACTTATGGATGGCTCAAAGTTTCATTCATTCTCCTGATCAAAGTGACCAACAACAATTAGAGGACATTGGGAGTTGGTATGTCAATGAGCTTGTGTCGAGATCTATTTTTGATGTCGTAAGAGAGAATCATAAAGGTGAAATAGTGGAGTGCAGGATGCATGATCTATTGCATGATCTTGCTAAATCAGTGGCAGAAAGCTTGATGGCTAGCTCCGGCACTACTGCAAATAACACCAGACACCTTTCATTGTGGGATACAGAAGTTCCAACTTCATATCTCAATTTACCAAAGTTGAGAACACTTGTTTTGCACACCAAATGCTCAGAATCCGAATTGCACGCACTTTTATCCGGCTCAACTTACTTGCGCGTGTTGGATTTGAGCCACTCAGGACTAAAACATGTGCCAAGTTGCATTGGTAACATGAAACATCTGAGGTATCTAAATCTAAGTGGCAACCCTGACCTTCAGTCTCTTCCTGATTCCATTTGTGGGCTGCATTTTCTACAGACTTTGAAGCTATCAGGGTGCAGAAGAATTAGCACATTCCCCAGAAATTTCAGTCACTTGGTTTCACTTAGACATTTGGTGATAACCACTCCATATGTTTGGGAGAAACAACTTGGGACTTTAACCTCCCTTCGGTGGTTAACAATTGAAAACTGTAGGAACCTCTTGTCTTTGACTGAAGTGACACAGCACCTCGTTGCCCTTCGGACACTGCGTATCCACAACTGTAGTAAATTAACTTCATTGCCAAGTAGTTTGAAAAACTGCATTGCCCTTGAGGATTTGGAGGTTGTGAACTGCCCCAAGATGGAATCTTTGGAGATTTGCATGCAGGGTCTGTCTAGTTTTCGCTCTTTAACCATCAAGGGTCTACACAAGCTGACAACTCTACCCATGAAGCTTGAATTTTATGCGAGCAGTCTTCAGTACCTGATCATCATAGATTGCCTTAGTCTCATGAAACTGCCTGATTGCGTGGGGAATCTCTCATCACTGATGCGTGTACACATTAGATATTGCCCCAACCTGCAAAATTTGCCACATGGGTTCTCTCACCTTAGTGCTTTACAAGTCTTGAAAATTGATGGGTGTCCCCTTTTAAGCACAAGATGTAGGAGGAATGTTGGCCAGGATTGGCAACAGATTGCTCATGTACGTGAAATCTATCTTGACAGTGTCAAGATCTAGATCTCATAATGTTGTCTTACTTACATCCTTCCATAGTTAATGAATTGCAGGTATATATATAGTCTAATTTTCAGTTCTCTCCACTCCATGTGTAACTTGGAACTGTAATGGCGCTATTTGGTAGATGAATAATGAATTTTCACATCTCTCCACCTCCACGAGCCACCTCGTGGAGAGAGATATGATAAGAAGAGAGAATTGAGAATAATGTATTATTATTTGGCTCTCATTAACAATTTAATTAGTTCAACTAACAATGTATTATTATTTTGTCTTTTAACTGATGTCGTCATCCGTTTGAGAAACAATTGTATGTGTCTGCCGACAAATGTCTTTTCAAGGATTCGAATTTTGTACTATGATCCTCACAAGCTTGCTTACCATTAAATTAAACTAACATCTTGTTGGTCAACGTAACATCCACTCAAAAAATGAAGTTGAGTGTGAACATATTGTTCAATTCTCATAGTAGAAAGCTTGATCATATGTCATAGTACAAAGGTCTTTTACATGGGTAGTAGTAACATCAAGGGAAATCAATTTAGGACACATAAATAAGGAAACGATATTTAAAGGGCTTATAAAATAATTCGATATATAATTTCAGTACCTCAAAATACATAGAACAAATAACAATATAGGAACAAAGAAGtacaaatatatcaatgatcATTGGCttcatccatttttcttttccaatGTTTGACCTTATTTCTATTTTTCCATTTTCATGgaataaaatcattttaaataaTCTCATACTAATTTAACAATTCTTAATATATAATTTCACTCAAGTTGCTCTATTCATTTTGAAGCACTTATCCtataaataatattaacaaTAAGTCAATAACTAATGATTTTACAGATAAGCTTGCCAAGGAGGGGGTGCAATAGGCAAGACGCTCTTTGGCTTTGTCTCGATAATTTAAGCTAAATTTTCTCTTATGGCTGGAAGTGGCACTTTTGTTGTTTCATTTGCAGCTGTTTAATTTGTGGGGGACTTGCAGAATTCACTGTTGCATACTATGGGTTCCTGTCTTAATTATCTGAATCTTCAAGCTTCTCTTATGGCTAGAAGAGGTACTAGTGTTGTCGAACTTGCTGCTGTCGAATCAGAGGGGGACTTGCTGAGTTCGCTGCTATTTAGTTTTTGTCTTCTTTGTTTTGAAAGTTTCTTTTCTTAGCTGGTTTTCACTACCAAGAAGGCGATGATTCTATTTACCTTTTGCTAAATGCCTCTTCATG
This portion of the Lotus japonicus ecotype B-129 chromosome 3, LjGifu_v1.2 genome encodes:
- the LOC130745217 gene encoding putative disease resistance protein RGA4, translating into MSVAVSLCKSAANKVVEKLSSLLKERYTLYLSFEDDLKKLQSDLSAISAVLHDAAEKPTTTQSHSVQDWLGKLHDTLHDAEDVLDDINAEALRQKVVAEWRFVTLVRNLLFLSGIDARIKDIRGRIDDIAKQRNSFRLQEPDRDGDRDRDRDVVFTRRRREQARFAEVVGREGDQKEVVERLFGGGEGVFAVPVVGIGGLGKTALVDLIFDDDRVKMGFDFRVWVDVCDDLNPERIRHKRITRAVDCRDENVPAMDLLSSLEYKLRGKKFLLVIDDVWNCNRVDWLVLKKLLGNGDRGSRILVTTRYKITASIMGENRGLYELGGLADGDCWCLFEKWAFGEGESACHPNLARIGQEIVMKCGGVPLAIRTLGGLLSGSKEESYWLSVRNSDTWGIGHIAESEDGILSVLKLSYDQLPLGLKECFAYCCLLPKGREFDKQDLIHLWMAQSFIHSPDQSDQQQLEDIGSWYVNELVSRSIFDVVRENHKGEIVECRMHDLLHDLAKSVAESLMASSGTTANNTRHLSLWDTEVPTSYLNLPKLRTLVLHTKCSESELHALLSGSTYLRVLDLSHSGLKHVPSCIGNMKHLRYLNLSGNPDLQSLPDSICGLHFLQTLKLSGCRRISTFPRNFSHLVSLRHLVITTPYVWEKQLGTLTSLRWLTIENCRNLLSLTEVTQHLVALRTLRIHNCSKLTSLPSSLKNCIALEDLEVVNCPKMESLEICMQGLSSFRSLTIKGLHKLTTLPMKLEFYASSLQYLIIIDCLSLMKLPDCVGNLSSLMRVHIRYCPNLQNLPHGFSHLSALQVLKIDGCPLLSTRCRRNVGQDWQQIAHVREIYLDSVKI